tgttataattatgtaaaacaaaaaatctaattttttgtcatccaaatcCCTAATctctttcaataattttttgtgatatattttatatttaaattattaattagaagatttatgaaaagtgttaaaatcattattgatattgttgtatttcaaaaaatatattattaacaatgtATTATACTAAAcctatatatgtgtatatatatatatatattttatatcttttccGTATacgaattttattattctttttttataaatatatttttcaccaATTATCGTATTAAACACTTATAATTCCCttacagtttttttgtttttgtttccatatttactaactagaaTAACtgtatgatgatgatgaaatatGAAGATGGTTGTTTTCAGTTTATTATTTACTGATATccaagtttatataatttagtatctGTATTACGAAGTTGAGCATATATATGGAGGGATGAGCTTTGAGCTTTCACACTAAAAATACAAGCTTTTTAGAAGCAGAAATGGTTTCAATTCCAAAATTACTCAAAACATTCCCAAATAAACTCGTGCGAAAATTTCAAGCTtggagataaaaaattttgaaggaaGACTCAAGCAAAAGAAAGTGTTTCATctatataattttctctttctgcCTGCAAATCCAATATCTCAGCCTGCccagtaataataaatttcaagtatatttttctttctctttaatcaatgcaaaaccatagagcGGGCAATCAAAGTTGAAACTAAAACATGCAAAgcacttttttgttttttaagatagaattcatttgaattaaatcgCTTTTTTTAGAatcaaactaattatattaaacagataataaattaaataattcaagagTTTTACCGGAAGAAGACGCTAATGGGTTTCAAACCAAAACTCTTTCAAGACTTCAACTAGGAATCCCGCAGTCTAACCTGTGACGCTAACGTGGGGGCAATGCAAAGCACTTCTGCCCACCGAATTATTTGGTACTCTTCACCCCCTACGTCTTTTCAGTAATAATTTAACAAGTACATAGCCACAGCCACAAAAAATTTTGCAGTGAGTACAGCCACAACTCACAATGTTCCTCGTAAATACATAGCTTCAAATATTAACCACAAGAAAGATTATATGATGAGGCACAAAGAATCTAATTTGATCTTCATGTATGGTCCAAGAACAGACATAAGCATGTGTCATAATTACCCTCGCCGCCATGCAAATCAATTCAAGTTTCCAAACCCTAGTCACCCATCTTCGCTGTGCCAATCATCTGGAGTGTTTAAACTTTGTAATCTCTAGGGCTTGTCAAATTACGAAGTATGAGAAATGTAAAAGACAATGTGCTTCTCTTGCAATGTGGACACAAAAGAACTCATTTTCATTTGGATTACGACTTGgctatctttaaaatttattgttgcAGACAACTTTGCAATTGATGTCTTGGAGGGTTTTTGTTACGTTTCGTTTCGTTTCAAAGATACTCATTAATACTCTATCtatacaaatgacaattttgtttataaaactaaGTTTTCAATCTATCTCTCTTTGAGTAAAAAGAGaactttttgataaaaatataaataagaatagtTTAAATCCTTACAGTTGAAATAAGGTAAGAATgagtataaatatattatgacCTATCCCCTCTCTCATTGATTCCCTCTTAATTCgttttcttttctatatattttataaactattatatattaaataatttttaaaaattttgaattattataaatatatctgaaatctaataaatattttgtcatttttttaataaggataaagagagaaaagtgtGAGAAAATTTCTCTGTAGGGATAGAGACGAGAAGGGGAGAGAAATTTATTGTGGAAAGTGGACAATAATTCCCTATTATctctttataaaaaaacaacaatgatagaaaaaaaatttcttttacaaaaatttttgtaGAAACAATGATTAAGTGCTTCCACTTGTCATATCTACTTATTCATgacatttttcatttaaaatcctTCCACTTGCTTTCTCCAACTTGTTCATGTTCTGTTTTTATCATACCTTATGTGACCCAAATCCATTTGTccattaatgaattttatttgtgCCAAAATGAATGGATAATACCCTAACACTTTCGGATATTTGAGTGCTTCAATAGTATAATTTAACTTATTGTAGCTTTTAttggattttaaaaaattcagggTCAcgtgaataatttttatatataaataataatatattattatataatttaataattaaaaattaaaaataaaatattacttaattatataatgacatatcgttatttatgtataacaattatatatataattttattatttgacaaactCTGAACTGTTAGTTGCTAATATATAATACTGAGTATAAAGCAAATAACACATAAAACAAAGATTGTATTGATTACTAGCACACATagaacacttaattatatgaataacattatgtgtatttattttagatatataattatgtatacacttatatatatcatcatatgattgtgtgttatttttttaatttaaaattattcaattatataatgacatatataaatatatatatatttatatatctaaaataaatatacataattttatgtttattaattaGGCTTAAACTTAATTATCTACGCCTTGGCAACGCCTTAACGGTAAGTGGGTTTTTCATTTCACACGAAAGCCTTAGCTCCTCTGAAAGATCCACCGGGTTATCATCCGATTCGACCCACTTAAATTCATGCAATAAACTTCCTACCCAGAAGGTGGCCGTAGCCAAACCCAACGCTTTTCCCGGACATGTTCTACGACCCGATCCGAATGGCGCCAGCCTGAGGTCAGAACCCATAACTGAAAACTCCACGTCACCACACAGAAACCTCTCTGGCATAAATTTCAGTGGGTCCACCCACACTTGTGGGTCCCTCGTGATTGCCCACATGTTAACCATTGCCGTGGTCCCCGCGGGCACGTGATAGCGATCTACTGTTATGTCAGTGATTGCCAAACGGGCCCACGACAAAAGTGGGCCGGGTGGGTGTAGCCTTAGAACCTCCTTCACTACTGCTGGCAGGTATGTCATTGATTGAATATCAGATTCAATTAACGGCCGTGATCTTCCCGCAACTTTATCAAGTTCATCTTGTACCTTTGCCTGAATATCAGGGTGTAGCACCATCCTCGCGAGTGTCCACTCAATCAAAACCGCCACCGTGTCAGTTCCTCTAAATATCATCTCCTGGTTAAGAAAGTCATTAATATTActaaaaggaaacaaaatatggACAATCGAAAATAAGAAAGGGGtgttttaaattcattatttaagtgatatattactatataatttaatgttatttatttttaatttaaaaatttttaattatataatttatctttaaatagtagttaagtgataataaaaagattttaatatataaaaaaatataaatataaattctttataatattttaaaaataattttttaatttttaatttatttaatttaataattataaaattaatcaataaatttaaaattttgtttatttgatagtttggttttgagaaaaaaaaggggCAACTCGAGTGAGATTTCTCGCTAAAGAGCTTACCCAGAGGACAGCAACCATATCATGGTCTGATAACCTGTCGGCTCCACAAAGAGAGAGTAAAACATCGAcgaaatcatttttcttttggtgGGTTTGGTTTTTGTGTTCTTGGATAATCCGGGTCACAAACCGGTTCACTTTCGGGACTAGTTTTGAGCATCTGTATCGGATTTTTTGGAGGTCAAAATCTGCAAGCCATGGAAGGTGATCAGACCAATTGAGCTTCCCTAAAAGCTCGTACCCTTCTTCAACCAATTGCCTTATTTCATCAGCTTCACTATTATCAGCACAACGCAGCTGGTATTTACGACCAAAAACTGAACTCATCATGTTGTTCAGCGACGCCCGCTTGAGTATATCACGCACGCGGAACTTTCCGCTGCTGCATGCAATGATCATCGCCATTTCGGAGGCGATATCAAACCGCTGTGACTCAGTAGAACTAATCTGTCTGGGGCAAAAGAGATGAGTCGCAGCGATTCTTCTTAACGTTCGCCAGTAAACTCCATAAGGAGCAAACCCGATTGCCCGGTTAAACATTAAACTATAGGCAGACTCTTTAATCGGACGGTCAGCGAAAGCCGAGCTGTTAAGGATCTCTTTAGCAACGTCTGGATTGCACGTAACAATACAACGAGTGTAACCGAGGCTAAAAGCCATCAGCCGTTTTGCTCCAAAATATTCCGCCACTGCAAATAGCTTCTGGTGTGGCAGGTTGTTCATCAGCATGATGCTCCCTACAATCGGGAAGCCTCGAGGTCCGGGGATTGTCATAGCTTTGATTCCTCTTTTGACCCAGTATCTTCCCCAAGCAGGGCCTCCTGAGTAAGCCCAGTGGCAAACAGCCATGGCtatacaaagaaaaacaaaaaagcaaaaaacGTTTTGAGAGGATGAGAAAGTTTTGCATTTGGAAGCAAGAGCgaaaacccaaaaacaatcCCAATCCACCTTTGTATCCATTGAAGCAAAAAGAACAgtgaaaagataaagaatttttttaagtgtttagtGTAGTAGAGAAGAAGAGcgttctttttccttttttgggttGATCTATGAAGTGGGAGTTTTGGTATATATAGaggggaaattgaaatttttaccactattttattccgtgtatacaaaaatatcacatattcaaaagtttaaatatatataccacaacagtaaccAACTTCTCTAAAATActcttttttaatctttcatacagatattctctctctttttccctgtaacttttttctctcttctttcaaagtgataaaagaatcactctttctttttctttgtcttcaaaaacaaaagaagaaagaaaaatactgaattcttcagattaagaattatTCAAAgtaagaataacaaaaaaaaaaaagagtaacccAAAAAAACTCAACTACATCCACTTTATATCTTGAAAGAAATGACAATTAAAGAAGATCATTTAataggatttaactgaaaaaaaaattaatatttgaggatttaaactgaaaaaaaaaattgtatttcactgaaaaaaacataaaaaaagtttGACGTTAACTGAAAAACAAAGATTGatgttaacgccaacccttgcGTAATTATATAAAGGCTAGCGGCAGACGCCAacctttgatatattttatattttatatatatatatatatataacaaaatatattataatatatataatatattatattatatataatatataatatattataatataatatgttttatattttatgtattatatattaacgCTAACccttatataatattatatattatataactatataatttTGTAGAAGCCCATCTTTTTatgttgtattatatattacataGTTAATGCCAAAGGTTAGCTTATAATTAAGCAAGGGTTGGCTTGacgttaacgccaacccttgtTTTTCAGTTAACGTCAAAATTTTTTTACGTTTTTTTCTCCagtgaaatacaaatttttctttttagtttaaatcctcaaatgctaatttttttttagttaaattctattaaatgatCTTCTTTGATTGTTATTTCTTTCAAGATATAAAGTGGaagtggttgagtttttttgagttgtttttttttgttatactttgaagaatttaatattttccttctttcttttgtttttgaatataaaaaagaagagagagtgatttctttatcactttgaaaaaaatagagtttgaataatatttctttgttaCTTTCTCTCTCAACTAAAAAAAGAATCCTgcagcataaaaaaaaaattcagtgttatgattttgtttcaattaaaaaaaaactttaattttttcttttatttaactgaaaaaaataaactaaaaattaaaaaataaattaaaaagggttAGTAAGGATTGGCAGACGCGAacccttcaattaaaaaaataaaaaagaagggTTGGCGTCTGCCAacccttcaattaaaaaataaaaggaagggTTGGCGTGTTAACCCCTTTAAAATACGCCaacctttaaattttttctaactttttattttcattgttaaCTCTTTATTTTTACGCCAAACAgccaaaatcaattttttgataatttttttatttataaaattattacactAATAATTCTCTACAAGTTAATTTATTCCTCACAAgattcttttataataaaaattattctctcatgcttttataaatttttctctGTAAGATTCTATAATTCacttttgttttgattcttcagatatatatatatatatatatatatatatatatatatatatatattaatgtattcTTTACATATTCAACATcaaatacacataaatataaattttgttttaaatattgatactaaatatttatatattttctctctctacagtgtattaaaaataagtaatactaAAAACTTAGTTTTAGTTTCTCAAGGTTGAAGATAAGGACAATTTAGGTATATTATCCTATAAAGTGGTAAAAACGTTTAGAGTGTAAAAAGTatgatataaatgtatatgtGAGCccaaataagggtaaaaatttcaatttccctttataGAGTGTTGATGAGGACTGTGGACGTGGATTGAGGGCATTTTCTGTAAGGGGATTATAGAAAGGAGCGGCTAAACCTATGGGCGGACACTCAACCAATTTGTGTAAGATGacatgtttgaattaataataaatttatacatatgatttctatacataatattatataatattaataatatattattttataattaaatattaaattatctttaatttttaactacctaattatataataatatataattatttatatataaaatattactctaaaataatattttaagagttttGGGTCTCAGAAAATCCTAACAAGTTGTACAACATAGGTATATACATTGATTGTTGGCCCCATGTTCATTTCCCACCTGAACTATAATGAAAAGacgattttcatttttcaaatttgaaaaaaaaaactaatttattgtAGATCTTTTAATGATTGAAGagtatttatgtaattttattaattattataattcagagatgaaattttt
This sequence is a window from Mangifera indica cultivar Alphonso chromosome 20, CATAS_Mindica_2.1, whole genome shotgun sequence. Protein-coding genes within it:
- the LOC123204792 gene encoding cytochrome P450 78A9-like — its product is MDTKVDWDCFWVFALASKCKTFSSSQNVFCFFVFLCIAMAVCHWAYSGGPAWGRYWVKRGIKAMTIPGPRGFPIVGSIMLMNNLPHQKLFAVAEYFGAKRLMAFSLGYTRCIVTCNPDVAKEILNSSAFADRPIKESAYSLMFNRAIGFAPYGVYWRTLRRIAATHLFCPRQISSTESQRFDIASEMAMIIACSSGKFRVRDILKRASLNNMMSSVFGRKYQLRCADNSEADEIRQLVEEGYELLGKLNWSDHLPWLADFDLQKIRYRCSKLVPKVNRFVTRIIQEHKNQTHQKKNDFVDVLLSLCGADRLSDHDMVAVLWEMIFRGTDTVAVLIEWTLARMVLHPDIQAKVQDELDKVAGRSRPLIESDIQSMTYLPAVVKEVLRLHPPGPLLSWARLAITDITVDRYHVPAGTTAMVNMWAITRDPQVWVDPLKFMPERFLCGDVEFSVMGSDLRLAPFGSGRRTCPGKALGLATATFWVGSLLHEFKWVESDDNPVDLSEELRLSCEMKNPLTVKALPRRR